CAACCCGCGTCCCAAGAAGTCCAACCCGATCACATCACGGTACCAGGCCTCGCTCCGATCGAGATCGGTCACGGCGACGACGAGGTGGCTGAAGTGCTCCACGACCGCGTCCGGCTCGGGCTCGCAGCCATAGAAGATCGGAAGCTCATCCGATGGATTCGGCAACTCCTCTTTCATTCCAGCTCCGTTCACAGCTCCATTTAGAGCTAACGGACGTCCCACTCGCCGGCGTTCCAGGTCATGGCGGTGCGGGGCTGCGTGTCTCCCCTGATGCCGACGACGCCCTCCCGGAAGATCATAGCTTGGGGATTGAAGTAGAGCGGAAACACTGGCAGGTCCTCCGTCTGGATTCGTACCAGCGACCGGTAGAGCGCACGCTGATCGTTCGGTTCGATCGCCGACTGCAGCCCGTCGAGCAGCCGATCGAACTCCGGGTTCTGGTAGCAGCCATGGTTGGGACCGGTCCACCTGTTGGCGTCTCCAGGGCAGCTGGCCGAGTGCAGGCGCGTCGACAGGTGCTCGAACGTCAGCGGTCCAGCCGAGGCGCTAAACCCAGGAAAGATAGAGTTGAGACGGTTGTCCCGCGCCTCCGCGGCGGTGCGAACATGTTGGTCCACAGCGAAGCCAAGGTCGCGCCAGTTCGCGGCGATGATCGACAATTCCTGTTCCGACTGAGCGCCAGCGGACGTCTCGACCGGGATGGACACCTGCTTGCCGCTTGCGTCAACAATCGAACCGCTGGGCCCACGGACCCAGCCGACGGCACTGAGCGAGTCCACTGCTTTCCGCAGGTCAAACTCGTATTTGACGACGACATCCTTCACCCAGTCCCATTTCGCGTCCTCAGGGAAGAAGAACGTGTCCGACACCGGAAGCGTGCCGTCAAGCAGCGTATCCACGAGCGCCTGGCGGTCGATTGCGGAGAGGAGTGCGCGCCGAACGCGCACATCTAGAATCTCTGGCGGGTTGGCGAGCTGCCGGCGTAATTGCGGCTCGAATACGCGCCAATGGGTTGGCTGAATGATCGCGAGCGGCTTTCGGCCAGCCTGTTCCCATTGGCTCTTCACTGAGCTAACGTCGCTGAAATCGAGCGCACGCGGGATTGCTCCATCTATAGACCCAGCAAGCAAATTTGCGACGGTCGTTTGTGGATCCGGGATGAACTGGAAAACGAGAGCGTCAATTTTGGGTCGGCCGGCATAGAACTGGTCGTAGGCTCGTAGGGTGAGATGGCTCCCAGCCTCCCAGTCTTGAAGCCGATAGGGCCCGACGCCGACAAACTGCCTGGTCCAGTACGGGAGATCCGCGAAATGCTCTTTGTTCTCCGTGTATTGCTGCTCCAGGAGGTGCCGCGGCATCGGGCCAATCTGATCGTCGACGAGGGCGTTTGCGAACGGGTACGTGGTATCCCACTCGATGACCAGCGTGCGGTCGTCAGGGACGTCTATGCCGGTGATCCGCCGAGCGATGTTCCGGTTCCGCATGGGGACGTCAGGATCCTTCGTAACTTGCCAACCGAAGACGAAATCGGCACTCGTGAGAGGAGTTCCGTCATGCCAAGTCACACCCGGCCGGAGACGGTACGTCGTGGTCATGGTCCCATCACTCCGGACGACCCAGCTCCCATCGTCCCGGGACGGAAGGGACTCAGCGAGCATGGGGTGGAGGCCGCCGCGGTCGTCGTAGTTCGCGAGCGATTGATGGACGGCGAGCTTCAGATTACCGGCGATCGTACCCGCGCCCCCAGACATACTGCCCACGAACGGATCCAGGGGCTCACCCTCCAATGCGAGGACGAGGGTCTTGGCGCGTTCCCCCTGCGGGCTGGGGACGGACTGCGCTGGGGCGGAACTGCTGGGGCCTCTCGAACCAGCGACGCCCGCGTTGCTCATGCAAGCGGATGCCACCAAAGGAAGCAACAAGAGGACCGACAAAAGTCGCCAGGATGCCAAGTCCGGCCACCCCCATGAGATCCGGTCCATTATCGTCGCGTGCCGACTTCAGTCAAGCACCGCGAACTGCAGGGTGGACAGGTTTAAGGTTTCTCATTGTTGTCGGTGCGGCGTCGCCCCTCATCACCCGGCCCACTTCGAATGGAAATCGCGTCCGGCATTCACCAGCTCCGCGCGATCGCCTGCCAGGTGTTCGCCCTCCTAGAGGACGATGGCGTCACACTGATCGATACGGGCGCGCCAGGGAGCGGGTGGCTCATTCTTCGCCAGCTCCGCCAATCGGGCAGGTCGCCCTCCGACATCAAGCGCATCGTCTTGACGCACTACCACATCGATCACCGCGGGACGGCTGCAGAGTTGCGTCGAGCATCCGGGGCCGACGTGTTGATCCATACGAGTGAGGCGACCTACCTGCGCGGCGAAATGGCGTATCCCAATCCGATCCAGACCCAGCCCCTCGCCATGCTCACGACCCCACTCTTTTCCCTCATGCGAGGCAGACCGGTTCCAGCCATCGAATTGCACGACGGCGAGGTCCTTCCGGTGATGGGCGGGCTCCGGGTGATTCACGCTACCGGGCACACGCGGGGCAGCATCACGCTCTCCCTCCCCGGGCAGGGGCTGTTGTTCGCAGGCGACGTCATGGGCTTTCATCGACAAGAATTGCAGGAGCCGGATGCACGGGTTACGGAGAATCCCACCCACGCCCGGGCATCGCTGGAGCGGCTTGCCGCCCTGGACATCGAAACCATCTGCTTCAGCCATTTCCCTCCGCTCCGGGAGCATGCCCGGACCCGCCTTGAGCTGCTGGTCGCCACGTGGTCGCCAGAGTTTGGTGAGCGCACCTGGCGTTGATGCGCCACGGGTCTCTCCGATGTGCTTTGATCTCGGCGGATTGGTTCGGCACTGCCCGCCGGGCACTACCTAGAGCTGCAACGATGGGCTATCTTGGACCCGCTCGCCGGCGGGGTCGCGCGGGACTTCGAGAACCGTGGTTCTTCGGACAGGAGCGGGGGATGGAGAGCAAGACGCCGGGCCAGCTGTTAGCCGTGGCAAGGGATCCCAGGACCACGCATGAATCCGGACCTCCTGGGACCCTGGGACACTTCCTCTCCGACGAAGCCACTCGATATGGGGCCAACCCCGCTCTGGCCATCAAGCTCGGGTTCCGAACCCAGACCATCAGCTATGCGGAGCTCGACCGGCTCGCCCTTCGTGTGGGGCGAATGCTGCAGGAGCGGGGCGTGCGCGAGGGCGACCGGGTCGTTCTCTGGGGGCCGAACATGCCCGCCTGGGTCGCGGCCTTCTTTGGCTGTCACAAGACGGGTGCCGTGGCAGTGCCGTTGGATGTCCGAAGCAGTCCCGACTTCGTGGCATCCGTCGTTCGGCAGACCGACGCTCGCTTCGCGTTCCTCTCCCGTGCAACCAAACGGATCGGCGGGGATCAACTCCCGCTGCATGTCGAGCTCGAGGAGCTGGACAGCGCGCTGACCGAAGATGATCGACTCCTGGACCCCGTGGAGCCTTCACCGGATGACCTGGCAGAGGTCATGTTCACCTCCGGCACGACGGGCGATCCCAAGGGCGTCATGCTGACCCATCGCAACGTGCTCGCCAACGTCGAGGGGGTGGGCCAGGTGATCGACATCCGCCCCGATTTCCGCCTCCTCTCGCTTCTCCCCTTGAGCCACATGCTGGAACAGACGGTCGGCCTTCTGGCACCCCTCTCCGGCGGGTGTCGCATCACCTACCCTGTGAGTCGCCAACCGGCCATGCTCTTCCGTGCGATTGCCGAGAACCAGGTCACCATGCTGGTGCTTGTCCCCCAGGCACTCCAGCTCTTTCTCAACGCAATCGAGCGGGAAGTCAAACGCCAGGGGCGAGAAGCGGCCTTCGAGCGTCTCTTCGTCCGCGCCCGGCACCTCCCCATGCACCTGCGACGGAAGCTGTTCCGCAGGGTGCACAGGCGGTTTGGAGGAAACCTAGAGATCGTCATCAGCGGCGGGGCCCATCTGGATCCGGACCTGGCCCGGCGGTGGGAGCTGATGGGCGTCACGGTGCTCCAGGGCTATGGAGCCACGGAAGCCTCGCCCATCATCTCCTGCGACCGGCCCGCTGAGCGCCGGGCCGGCGCTGTGGGGCGGCCGTTCCCGGCCGTGGACCTCCGGATCAACGACGATGGCGAGATTCTCGCCAAAGGACCGAACATCTTCCGCGGCTACTGGAACAATCCGGCAGCGACCCAGGCGGTCCTGCGCGATGGCTGGTATTTCACCGGCGATCTGGGGCGCATCGACGCCGACGGCTTTCTCTACCTGAGCGGACGCAAGAAGGACCTGATTGTCCTCGCCAACGGCCAGAACGTGTACCCGGAAGACATCGAGCAGTGCCTCATTCGAGAGCCGGCGGTCACGGACGCCGTCGTGATCGGCCTCGAAGGCCCGGGCGGCGGGGTACAGGTGCACGCGGCGCTCCTGTTGACTGACCCGAGCCTGGCAGCTGCAGCGGTGCGCGCGGCCAACGCGCAGCTTGCCGCCCACCAGCAGATCCAGGGCTTCACGGTGTGGCCGGATGTGGATTTCCCCCGGACCCACACGCTGAAAGTCAAGAAAACAGAGGTCGCCACGCGGCTCCGCGAGCTGCAATCGGCGCACGAGGGCAGCCCAGCGTCAGCGCTGCTAACACACGGGTCCCAGGATCCCATGTCGACTGATCCACTGAGGCGCCTGATTGGCGAGGTGAGTGGCGTCGCCACGTCGCGGATTCAGCCGGGAAATGTCCTCGGTGCGGATCTGGGTCTGGATTCCCTGATGCGAGTCGAGCTCCTCTCCGCCATCGAGGAGGAGCTCGGCGTCTTCGTGGATGAGGCGGTCGTGACCCCGGAGACGTCGGTGGCCGACCTGGCGCGATATGTGGCCGAGGCCGAGCCTCGGGCAGAGGCGCAGGGGATTGTGACCTGGCCGCTCACGCCAGCCGCCGGTATCGCTCGGGAGCTGTTCCTGCAAGGCTTGGTCTTCCCCCTCTACCATGTGTTCTGGCGCGTCCGGGTGGAGGGGCGGGAGCGGATCCAGCACCTGCCTGGGCCAGTCATGGTTGCGGCCAATCATCATTTCGCGGCCGGCACCTTTGGGATGGACCCGGCCGCGGCCTGGATGGCGCTCCCGCGTCATCTTCGACGGCGCACCTGCACGGCGGGCGAAGAGCACGCGGTGTTCGATCCGAAAATCGGTGGCGCCATTGCGCGCCTGTGCAACGCCTTCCCGCTCTCGAAGCAGGGCAATGTGCGAGGCAGCCTCGAGTACATTGGGCGGCTCCTGGATCTGGGCTGGTCGGTGCTGATCTTCCCGGAGGGGAACCTCTTCGATGGCGGTCCAATGCGGCCCTTCATGGGCGGCACCGGGCTCATGGCGGTCGAATGCCGAGTGCCGGTGGTACCCATGTGGATCGAGGTCAAGCGACGTAGCGTGCTCCAGACGGGCCACGACGCATGGCGCGGTGCCTTCACGGTGCGCATCGGTGAGCCGCTAATGTTCGCCCCGGGCACACCGTATGGGGAGGCCACCGCCGAAATCGAAGCGGCTGTGCGCGCCCTATCGATGGACGGGTATTGATGAAGGTGACGCCGTGCGGTTCCGATGCCCAGCGACCACGGCGTTGATCTCGCCGCCCACCAGAAGGATGGTGCTCACCGCGTACATCCAGACGAGCAGCACGATAGCGACGCCCACGGTCCCGTACGTCAGATCGAACTGGGTGAAGTGCACCAGGTAGAAGGTGAAACCATTGGTGACCACTATCCACGCAGCCATAGCAAATGCGGCGCCCGGCACGCACCGCCAGAGTGGCAGGCGCACGTTCGGCAAGATGACGTACAGCGCCAGGAGCACTACGAACAGGCCTCCGGCGAGCCCCGGTCCGTGGAGAATCGACCAGGTGGTGAGAAAACGTTCGTCAAGCGATAGGCGGCCTGGCATGCGCTGTCCAACCCACTCGCCGGCCGTGTAGACGCTCAGCCCAAGGAGCATCACGGTGGCGACCACGGCGGTGATCGCGATCGACAGGATCTGTCCGAGCCAGAACGGGCGGTCGGCTTCCACCCGGTGCGCGCGATTCAACCCCTTGACCAGCGTCGCGACGCCGACGCTGGAGCCGAAGAGGGAAAAGACGGCACCAAGGGTCAAGAGCTTCGGGGAGTGGATGTAGACCCCGCTATAGAGCCATTCCCGGACGACCTGCTGCACGGCTGGGGGCGCAAGAAGCTCGACGTTCTGCATAACGAGGGCGAACAAGTTGTCTCGTCCGACCATGGCGCCGATCACCCCGACCAGAGCAGCCATAAAGATGAAGAACGGGAACAACGCGAAGAGGAATTGGTACGCCATCTCGGCCGCGAGCCCGGGAATGTCGTCGGCGCAGCTGGCGCGCGCTACCTGGATTGCAAAGTCCACGGGTGGCAGGTCAGCGGCGAGCGCAAGAGCAGGCCGAAGCCCCCGCACGAGCCGACGTCGGAGCGCCACTGGCGGAGGCATTCGGCGTCCCACCCCCGGGATGAGTCGGCGCGTTCTGTGCTGGCCAGCAGTCTGACTCCCGACCAACCGCTCACGACCGCCGACGGGAGGGCGAGGGACGTCGGAGTCCGCGGCATTCACGAGACGAGCATCCATTCCAGTTCGATGTGGAAACTGGGCAGCTCCTCGCGCTGGAGGAGAAGCGAGCGGTAGTGCTCATCTGGCAGTTCCGCCCCGGGGAAGGCCAGGTCCTGGGATGGATAGTACCTTGCAACCCTGAGCTTGACGTAGTGGCCCTCCGCCGGGACCCATGAGGGTCGGCTTGGAGACGAACGGGGTAGATTTGCCCTTCCTGCCCCAACCGGTGCTCAGCCCAAATGCGGCGCTGAAAATGGAGGTCCTGGAGACTCCACCAAAGGTCTCGGCTGCCGAGCCCTCTCCGGAGATCCCACTGCGCAGCGGGCGAGTCGACGTCGCCAGCGAGGGTGGTCTGCTCGGTCATCTCGTCGTAGGTCAGATGAGCGGGCCACTCGACATGGGCGTTCTCAAACGCTTCGATGAAGCCAAGATCCTGGGAGGTACGTAGGTCGTACGCATTTAGCATTCGCCCGCGGTGGAACTCCTCGTTCCATCGACTGTGCTCATCACCATGGATGACTCTTGTCGTCGCGATAACCTTGCGAGAGTACATCATCTGGCGAGGTGAGCAATGGGGTGTGCAACGCCGTTGCGGCGCGTGCGTTTCCTGCGGCGCGAAGGGCCCCGCCGAAGGGGCGGGCCAGTACGGCATATTCCGGTCGTTCCATGCGTACCCGTGTCTGAAGCACATCAACGTGCAGCTGAAGGAGCCTCCCCCGGTCCGTCGACGACGAGCCGCTGCACCGCGGCGAGAAGATCGGTCATGTCAAACGGCTTCGCCAGATAACCATCCGCCCCGATCTCCTGGGCCCAGCGCTGCGCGTTCGACGCGCCGGTGATGACGAGGAGCGGGATCCGCATGCCGCGATCTTTGAGGGCCTGGGCGAAGCCGGACCCATCAAGGACGGGCATGCGGGAGTCCAGAATCACGAGCGACGGGCGCTCCCGCTCGACAGCGTCGAGCGCCTCCGCTCCATTGCGCGCGGTCATGACCGGATACCCCAGGATCTCCAGCATCCCGGACACGAGCTGAACCAGGTCGGGGTCGTCGTCCACGACCAAAACGCAACTCTCGCTCACCGCATTTCTCTCATCCGGCGCTCTCACCCACCGTCTTCCTCACACGCCACGCTCTGGTTCGGCTGGCCTCTGGCCACGCCCCGTGATGCTGGGATCGGCACAACCGCGCGTCGGCGGATACGCCGATATCCAGCCAGTGTACCGCCGTGGCCAAGGATCCGCTAGGTTGCCACCAGCGGGCAGGACAGACCGCGCAGGCGGGTTGATTCTGCACGCGACACCCGCTATTCTGTGACAGGCTCACTGTCACCGGTGCGTGGCGTGGAGTTTGTCTCGGTCGTGCGCCGTTGACCCATCTCGTCGAGGAGGTATGAACGTGTCCTATCGCGCAGGCATACCTATCACGCGAGCGGTGCGAATCGCCCTTGGGCTGGCCGCCATGATGGCGTTCGCACTCATCGGCGTGGCAAAGGCGGAGAGCACCGAGGTCGACGTCCCCACCAGCCCAGATGCACGAATCACGGTGAATGATTCCACCGCAACGCAGTCCGAGCCAGCCGTCGTCGCGGTGGTGCAGCCACAGGTCCAACCCGCAATCCAGGCGACGCCTACGCCGGCGACGAGCTCTAGCCTCGCGGCGACACCGGGACCCAGTAGCGCCGCGGCGGCCGCGCCCGCCGCAACCCCCACCGCCACCGCGACCGTCACGATCGCCGACTTCTCATTCACACCCTCCAACCTGAACATCACCGTGGGCGACACGGTCGTGTGGACAAACAACGGGCCCTCGACCCACTCGGCAACGAGCGTCATGGGCCTCTGGGACACCGGTGGGCTGGATAAGGGCCAGTCGTCCTACTACACCTTCAACCAGCCCGGCCGCTACGCCTACTACTGCACGTTCCACCCGCGAATGCGGGGCACCATCACCGTCTCGCCACCGGGCGCGCAGGGGATGGGCACCTATGGTCAAGCCTTTGATTACGGCTACAGCATGGGCTACGGTCCGGCCTACGGCTACGGCGGCTACGGCATGGGCTACGGCGGCTACGGCGGCTACGGCGGCTACGGCATGTCGTACTACTACAGCCCGCTGAACGGCTACTACTACGCGGCCCCGTACGCCGGCTACCCGTACAACTACGGCTATGGGCTCTACAACTCGTACTACCCGTATTCGTACTACCCGTATTCGTACTACTCATACTCCTACTACCCGTACTCCCTCTACGGCTACGGCTATAGCAGCTATCCCGGCTACTACGGCTACGGCGTCTTTCCGTACTCGTACTACGGATACGCTCTCTCTGGCTACGGCGCCTATCTGTATCCGTACTCCGGATACGGCTACTACGTGTACCCGTACCAGTCGTATGCCGCGTACCTCAACCCCTACTCCTACGGTGGCTACTACGGCGGGTACTACGGCTACCCCTACTACTTCGGCTACGGGTACCCGTTCGTCTACTAGAAGATCCTAGCGGGCCGCGAGCCCGCATCCACGCACCGAGGGGCGCTCCGGACCATGCGGAGCGCCCCTCTCTTCACCTGGACTTTGTTACACTATCGCCTTAACTAAGTTGCGAACCTTTTACAGACTTGATATACTCCGCCGTCGATTCGAAAACCTGACTCGCGCGCGCGGACGCGCCGAGCCCGGCCCACGGGCTCGCGCAACGTCCCTGTCCCGTCCAACCCCTCGCTCCTCGAATCTGGGCTGCCTGTGGGCGCGAGCGGAGCGGGCCATGCGCCAACCATCTCCCGGAGTATGTCCGTGTTGCACCGCGTCCTTCTCTTCGCGCTCGCCTATTTCGGCATCCTCGGCGTTCGGTTGTTCGGGCCGCGTGGCCGACGCCAACCACCGCAGCCCCGCCCAACTGCCCCGCACACGCCCGCCACGGCAGAGCCCGCGATCGCGCTCGCGACGTTACGCCCGATCGCGCCGGCGCGGGCCCCGAGGCGCAGTGGCGCGTGGCAACGCGGCGTGGCCCACGGCGCAGTCCTCCTGGGCGTGCTTGCCGTCTCACCGTCGCTCACCGCCGGAAGGGCCCATCCTCCGGCTGATCCCGCGCCAACGGAAGTCAGCGCCATCAGGGTCGGCCTTGCCTCCGAGCCCCTCGAGGCTTCGTCCGCCAACGCGCAGTTGCCGGTTCCGGCACGCCCCACCGACGAGCAGCCCGCCGCCGATGCATCGGGCGATGAAGACCGGCCGGACGCACCAGACACCTCAGACCGCGGCGAACAGCATGCGGAGTCGCGGCCTCCCAACGACTCGGTGGACGCGACGGCACTCACCTCCGCCGACCTGGACGCGGATGGCCTTGGTCCAGACGGTGCTCCGGACAGCACAGATGACGCACCAATTCCGGCCGCCGAAGGCGCCGATGGCGACGCCGCCAGCGTCGAT
The Chloroflexota bacterium genome window above contains:
- a CDS encoding cupredoxin family copper-binding protein, whose translation is MSYRAGIPITRAVRIALGLAAMMAFALIGVAKAESTEVDVPTSPDARITVNDSTATQSEPAVVAVVQPQVQPAIQATPTPATSSSLAATPGPSSAAAAAPAATPTATATVTIADFSFTPSNLNITVGDTVVWTNNGPSTHSATSVMGLWDTGGLDKGQSSYYTFNQPGRYAYYCTFHPRMRGTITVSPPGAQGMGTYGQAFDYGYSMGYGPAYGYGGYGMGYGGYGGYGGYGMSYYYSPLNGYYYAAPYAGYPYNYGYGLYNSYYPYSYYPYSYYSYSYYPYSLYGYGYSSYPGYYGYGVFPYSYYGYALSGYGAYLYPYSGYGYYVYPYQSYAAYLNPYSYGGYYGGYYGYPYYFGYGYPFVY
- a CDS encoding peptide ABC transporter substrate-binding protein; translated protein: MSGGAGTIAGNLKLAVHQSLANYDDRGGLHPMLAESLPSRDDGSWVVRSDGTMTTTYRLRPGVTWHDGTPLTSADFVFGWQVTKDPDVPMRNRNIARRITGIDVPDDRTLVIEWDTTYPFANALVDDQIGPMPRHLLEQQYTENKEHFADLPYWTRQFVGVGPYRLQDWEAGSHLTLRAYDQFYAGRPKIDALVFQFIPDPQTTVANLLAGSIDGAIPRALDFSDVSSVKSQWEQAGRKPLAIIQPTHWRVFEPQLRRQLANPPEILDVRVRRALLSAIDRQALVDTLLDGTLPVSDTFFFPEDAKWDWVKDVVVKYEFDLRKAVDSLSAVGWVRGPSGSIVDASGKQVSIPVETSAGAQSEQELSIIAANWRDLGFAVDQHVRTAAEARDNRLNSIFPGFSASAGPLTFEHLSTRLHSASCPGDANRWTGPNHGCYQNPEFDRLLDGLQSAIEPNDQRALYRSLVRIQTEDLPVFPLYFNPQAMIFREGVVGIRGDTQPRTAMTWNAGEWDVR
- a CDS encoding response regulator produces the protein MSESCVLVVDDDPDLVQLVSGMLEILGYPVMTARNGAEALDAVERERPSLVILDSRMPVLDGSGFAQALKDRGMRIPLLVITGASNAQRWAQEIGADGYLAKPFDMTDLLAAVQRLVVDGPGEAPSAAR
- a CDS encoding YihY/virulence factor BrkB family protein, giving the protein MPPPVALRRRLVRGLRPALALAADLPPVDFAIQVARASCADDIPGLAAEMAYQFLFALFPFFIFMAALVGVIGAMVGRDNLFALVMQNVELLAPPAVQQVVREWLYSGVYIHSPKLLTLGAVFSLFGSSVGVATLVKGLNRAHRVEADRPFWLGQILSIAITAVVATVMLLGLSVYTAGEWVGQRMPGRLSLDERFLTTWSILHGPGLAGGLFVVLLALYVILPNVRLPLWRCVPGAAFAMAAWIVVTNGFTFYLVHFTQFDLTYGTVGVAIVLLVWMYAVSTILLVGGEINAVVAGHRNRTASPSSIPVHR
- a CDS encoding AMP-binding protein produces the protein MESKTPGQLLAVARDPRTTHESGPPGTLGHFLSDEATRYGANPALAIKLGFRTQTISYAELDRLALRVGRMLQERGVREGDRVVLWGPNMPAWVAAFFGCHKTGAVAVPLDVRSSPDFVASVVRQTDARFAFLSRATKRIGGDQLPLHVELEELDSALTEDDRLLDPVEPSPDDLAEVMFTSGTTGDPKGVMLTHRNVLANVEGVGQVIDIRPDFRLLSLLPLSHMLEQTVGLLAPLSGGCRITYPVSRQPAMLFRAIAENQVTMLVLVPQALQLFLNAIEREVKRQGREAAFERLFVRARHLPMHLRRKLFRRVHRRFGGNLEIVISGGAHLDPDLARRWELMGVTVLQGYGATEASPIISCDRPAERRAGAVGRPFPAVDLRINDDGEILAKGPNIFRGYWNNPAATQAVLRDGWYFTGDLGRIDADGFLYLSGRKKDLIVLANGQNVYPEDIEQCLIREPAVTDAVVIGLEGPGGGVQVHAALLLTDPSLAAAAVRAANAQLAAHQQIQGFTVWPDVDFPRTHTLKVKKTEVATRLRELQSAHEGSPASALLTHGSQDPMSTDPLRRLIGEVSGVATSRIQPGNVLGADLGLDSLMRVELLSAIEEELGVFVDEAVVTPETSVADLARYVAEAEPRAEAQGIVTWPLTPAAGIARELFLQGLVFPLYHVFWRVRVEGRERIQHLPGPVMVAANHHFAAGTFGMDPAAAWMALPRHLRRRTCTAGEEHAVFDPKIGGAIARLCNAFPLSKQGNVRGSLEYIGRLLDLGWSVLIFPEGNLFDGGPMRPFMGGTGLMAVECRVPVVPMWIEVKRRSVLQTGHDAWRGAFTVRIGEPLMFAPGTPYGEATAEIEAAVRALSMDGY
- a CDS encoding MBL fold metallo-hydrolase produces the protein MEIASGIHQLRAIACQVFALLEDDGVTLIDTGAPGSGWLILRQLRQSGRSPSDIKRIVLTHYHIDHRGTAAELRRASGADVLIHTSEATYLRGEMAYPNPIQTQPLAMLTTPLFSLMRGRPVPAIELHDGEVLPVMGGLRVIHATGHTRGSITLSLPGQGLLFAGDVMGFHRQELQEPDARVTENPTHARASLERLAALDIETICFSHFPPLREHARTRLELLVATWSPEFGERTWR